In one window of Zingiber officinale cultivar Zhangliang chromosome 11A, Zo_v1.1, whole genome shotgun sequence DNA:
- the LOC122031388 gene encoding WD repeat-containing protein 75-like encodes MPTMDISKSISGIKPPFSFPLKHEGSCTQVAFEQTTGLVAVSTEDYCVQFYSLFDNHEVSEVQVCKRNFQPADDVMLYVALVAISLDGSLMATIDVTIPEEKLGGLVCLKYWTRGSLVAEYLLSTVIYEPHSDAQVSSLAFRPGHNMAVTSSYGGDFKVWVHGSHADRNNESIQRTGWRCQSVGSYKGKSLTAAAFSADGSVLAIAAETIITLWDPDSNILVAMIGDTLSPITKPSFVGESEYLVSYTHGLKPQLSVWSTSNLALYWSHGIVTEAVSCSHDESQFAVLALLSSAGDADAKGNGVIFFFDVEDPVPVAT; translated from the exons ATGCCTACAATGGATATCTCAAAATCCATATCGGGAATCAAG CCTCCTTTTTCGTTTCCTCTCAAACATGAAGGATCCTGCACACAAGTTGCATTTGAGCAGACAACTGGATTAGTTGCTGTTTCCACTGAAGATTATTGTGTACAATTCTATAGCTTGTTTGACAACCATGAGGTTTCAGAG GTCCAAGTGTGCAAAAGAAATTTTCAGCCTGCAGATGACGTTATG CTATATGTGGCTCTTGTAGCCATTTCTCTTGATGGCTCCTTAATGGCTACCATTGATGTGACAATTCCTGAAGAAAAATTAGGGGGTTTGGTTTGTCTAAAATACTGGACTCGTGGTTCCCTAGTGGCAGAGTACTTATTATCCACTGTCATATATGAGCCTCACAG TGATGCTCAAGTTTCATCTCTTGCATTTCGCCCTGGACACAACATGGCTGTCACATCATCTTATGGTGGTGATTTTAAG GTTTGGGTTCATGGTTCTCATGCCGACAGAAATAATGAATCAATCCAGAGAACTGGTTGGAGATGCCAATCTGTTGGTTCATACAA GGGAAAATCATTAACAGCTGCTGCTTTTTCTGCCGATGGATCAGTCCTTGCTATTGCAGCTGAGACTAtaattacattatgggatccagATTCCAATATTCTTGTGGCTATGATTGGAGATACACTTTCG CCAATTACAAAGCCTTCATTTGTTGGGGAATCAGAATATCTGGTGTCCTATACACACGGTTTAAAGCCACAACTTTCAGTTTGGAGTACTTCAAATTTGGCATTGTACTGGTCTCACGGGATTGTTACAGAAG CCGTAAGCTGTTCCCATGATGAATCTCAATTCGCCGTCTTAGCTCTTCTCAGTTCAGCAGGTGATGCTGATGCAAAAGGAAATGGGGTAATATTTTTCTTCGATGTGGAAGATCCTGTTCCTGTGgcaacctaa